A window from Pangasianodon hypophthalmus isolate fPanHyp1 chromosome 16, fPanHyp1.pri, whole genome shotgun sequence encodes these proteins:
- the LOC113545656 gene encoding cadherin-like protein 26 produces the protein MRTIIIMTIFLFIMTCVVVGSTHRKIRKKRAWVVDPFTIEEESPGPFPYVLGTVNLEQSQALMFYLTGRGVTEEPEDVLSINNTTGEIFVHKKVDYETHQSLSLKIEAWDINHNLYDLRVEVRILDINDHAPAFRNKYYETTLSESVLQGELVTTVSASDSDDSDTPNGIFTFTLESVTPKTDNVEFYIKQNKDTGSIYFKGCLDYEEAQNYTLLIKATDNGDKVQLSSTSTVVLNIIDKNNNLPEITNHTGPGKIKEQEFGVEVLRLKVSDNDSPGSPAWKAKFTLHGDPENYFKIHTDPNTNDGILTVIKAMDYEQQTSRNVSVSVENEELYFFCKMETPTPPGVWDGIGAPKLYTVTITVEDVNEPPEFVPPVRSIMSLENTDIGTHLVTLTAIDPDKTYGNSFHFVKGEDKDNWVNVDPKTGQVSVAKKMDRESPFVEKNAYSVIVYAVNNDQPPQTGTGTLIIHLVDQNDNVPFLKVNTVSMCLSDKETMTKITAVDQDLPPYGAPFHYELLGNVKGKWRIEPQDGTTVNLVRENTVYSGHYQIPIKILDNQGYGLVQNLSITVCNCTITPNCHVSRSFTTRPSLSTIGIIIFAFLVLLGTLLMALQLCKTKKIMIMEDDLQNGALIVSNIEMPGTDCQCLYKLQTPQIAQQL, from the exons ATGAGGACGATAATTATTATGACAATCTTTCTCTTCATAATGACG tgtGTAGTTGTGGGTTCAACCCACAGAAAAATCAGGAAGAAGAGAGCATGGGTCGTTGACCCGTTCACTATAGAGGAAGAAAGTCCCGGGCCTTTCCCATATGTACTTGGCACA GTAAACCTGGAGCAAAGTCAAGCGTTAATGTTCTATCTCACAGGCAGAGGTGTTACTGAGGAGCCTGAAGACGTGCTGAGTATCAACAATACCACTGGTGAAATTTTCGTGCATAAGAAGGTCGACTATGAGACCCATCAATCTCTCTCG CTCAAGATTGAAGCATGGGATATAAATCACAACCTGTATGACCTCCGTGTTGAGGTCAGGATCTTGGACATTAATGATCACGCTCCtgcttttagaaataaatactaTGAAACAACGCTCAGTGAGTCTGTACTTCAAG GTGAACTGGTTACGACAGTCTCTGCTTCGGATAGTGACGACTCAGATACACCCAATGGGATCTTCACATTCACACTCGAATCTGTCACCCCAAAAACAGATAATgtggaattttacatcaaacagaACAAGGACACAGGAAGTATTTACTTTAAAGGCTGCTTGGACTATGAG GAAGCACAGAACTATACTCTCCTGATCAAAGCCACAGATAATGGAGACAAAGTGCAGCTGTCCAGCACAAGCACAGTGGTCCTGAACATCATCGACAAAAACAATAACCTCCCTGAAATCACTAATCACACT GGTCCAGGAAAGATAAAAGAACAAGAGTTTGGAGTGGAAGTTCTGCGCTTGAAGGTTAGCGACAACGACAGTCCAGGTTCACCAGCCTGGAAAGCTAAATTTACTCTTCATGGTGATCCggaaaactattttaaaatccACACCGACCCCAACACTAATGACGGAATCCTGACTGTTATAAAG gCAATGGATTATGAGCAGCAAACTTCAAGAAATGTGTCAGTCAGTGTGGAAAATGAGGAGCTCTACTTCTTCTGTAAGATGGAAACTCCTACTCCACCGGGCGTATGGGATGGCATAGGTGCACCTAAACTTTATACAGTCACCATCACTGTCGAGGACGTCAATGAGCCTCCAGAATTTGTACCACCTGTTAGAAGTATAATGTCCCTGGAGAACACAGACATAGGAACCCACTTGGTCACCCTTACAGCCATAGACCCGGATAAGACATATGGCAACTCATTTCA CTTTGTTAAAGGAGAAGATAAAGATAACTGGGTGAACGTAGATCCAAAAACTGGCCAGGTCTCCGTGGCCAAGAAAATGGACAGAGAATCAccatttgtggaaaaaaatgcctACAGTGTCATCGTGTATGCTGTAAATAATG ATCAGCCTCCACAGACCGGTACAGGGACGCTGATCATCCATCTAGTAGATCAGAATGATAATGTACCATTTTTGAAGGTGAATACAGTGAGTATGTGTTTATCGGACAAGGAAACCATGACTAAAATCACTGCCGTAGACCAGGACCTTCCACCATACGGCGCACCATTTCACTACGAGCTCCTGGGCAATGTTAAGGGAAAATGGAGAATTGAACCACAAGATG GGACGACTGTGAACCTAGTCCGAGAAAACACAGTCTATTCAGGCCATTACCAGATTCCGATCAAAATATTGGACAACCAGGGCTATGGTTTGGTCCAAAACCTGTCCATCACCGTGTGTAACTGCACCATCACACCCAACTGCCATGTTAGCAGGTCTTTCACAACCCGACCAAGCCTTAGCACCATTGGGATAATTATCTTTGCTTTCCTGGTTCTGCTAG GAACCCTCCTAATGGCACTTCAGCTctgcaaaacaaagaaaattatGATCATGGAGGATGATTTACAAAATGGGGCTCTCATTGTATCCAACATCGAGATGCCCGGCACAGACTGTCAG TGCCTCTACAAGCTCCAGACTCCACAAATAGCTCAGCAATTATGA